One window from the genome of Pungitius pungitius chromosome 14, fPunPun2.1, whole genome shotgun sequence encodes:
- the synj2bp gene encoding synaptojanin-2-binding protein: MNGSAHPSPNMVDIKLKRGSAGLGFNIVGGVDQQYVVNDNGIYVSKLKDDGAAAVDGRLQEGDKILAINGVVLDNLTHRATVELFRTAGEDVELRVLKKFPNHVNGPTGSRPEPRSPVSSLEVLVALAGVVAVCAVIYMRLRKKHF; encoded by the exons ATGAATGGTTCAGCGCACCCCTCGCCCAACATGGTGGACATAAAGCTGAAGCGCGGCTCTGCGG gtttgggGTTCAATATCGTGGGGGGCGTGGACCAGCAGTATGTAGTGAACGACAACGGCATATACGTGAGCAAACTTAAAGACGATGGAGCTGCAGCGGTGGACGGAAGACTCCAAGAGGGAGACAAGATCCTCGCG ATCAACGGAGTTGTGCTGGATAATCTGACGCACCGAGCTACAGTGGAACTCTTCAGGACAGCGGGGGAGGACGTGGAGCTTCGAGTTCTGAAAAAG TTTCCTAATCACGTCAATGGACCGACAGGCTCGCGACCCGAGCCCAGGTCTCCCGTGTCTTCTCTGGAAGTACTGGTTGCTTTAGCCGGAGTGGTAGCTGTCTGTGCCGTTATTTACATGCGGCTCCGTAAGAAGCACTTTTAA
- the lgals3a gene encoding galectin-3 — protein MADFSLSDALGDDSVSKAKKMGNPNPTAPASNHPPSANPGWPGAAPGAPTQPSAPGNFAGGSSGPGAPGQFPYPSGPGAPGQYPGPPSAPGGFAPGPGIPGQYPSAQYPPAPGAPGQFPSSPGAPGQFPGQHPGQQPGQFPGQFPGQQPGQFPGQHPGQFPGQHPGQFPGQQPGQHPGQFPGQFPEQHPGQYPGQYPPEGAPGQLPGGPGPFPSGPGAPPGPYPNVPYPGSQPGGGNGMYGPGGPGAFPPPAGPGSFPAFPTGGFPPLPTGSWGPPAGGFPAAPGPFGPGAGPMGPYGGPAAPGGMLMLPYDLPLHAGIMPRLVITIEAEPVPGADRFQVDFIRGQDVVFHLNPRFHEQAVVRNSNLGGCWGPEEREAAFPFVHGRRFELKILVEEDSFKVAVDGNHLLEYEHRDDGLEDVNLLRVNGDIILHSVAPNMI, from the exons ATGGCAGATTTCTCG CTGTCAGATGCCTTAGGAGACGACTCTGTGAGCAAGGCAAAGAAAATGGGAAACCCTAACCCAACTGCTCCTGCCAGTAACCATCCACCTTCTGCAAATCCAGGATGGCCCGGTGCAGCCCCAGGAGCTCCCACCCAGCCCTCCGCCCCGGGTAACTTTGCTGGTGGATCATCTGGCCCGGGGGCACCAGGGCAGTTCCCATATCCCTCTGGCCCTGGAGCACCGGGGCAATACCCGGGACCTCCTTCAGCACCTGGTGGCTTTGCCCCTGGTCCTGGGATACCTGGACAATACCCATCTGCACAATACCCACCTGCCCCAGGAGCTCCAGGGCAGTTTCCTTCCAGCCCAGGAGCCCCTGGGCAGTTCCCCGGGCAGCACCCCGGCCAGCAACCTGGGCAGTTCCCTGGGCAATTCCCCGGGCAGCAACCTGGGCAGTTCCCTGGGCAGCACCCCGGGCAGTTCCCTGGGCAGCACCCCGGGCAGTTCCCCGGCCAGCAACCTGGGCAGCACCCCGGCCAGTTTCCCGGCCAATTCCCCGAGCAGCACCCCGGGCAGTACCCTGGGCAGTACCCCCCCGAAGGAGCTCCAGGCCAGCTACCTGGAGGCCCTGGCCCATTTCCTTCTGGCCCGGGAGCTCCCCCTGGGCCTTATCCAAATGTGCCTTACCCAGGAAGTCAGCCAGGAGGAGGAAATGGCATGTACGGACCTGGTGGTCCGGGTGCGTTCCCGCCTCCAGCGGGCCCTGGTTCTTTCCCTGCATTCCCTACTGGCGGCTTTCCCCCATTGCCCACTGGGTCATGGGGACCACCTGCAGGAGGCTTTCCTGCCGCCCCTGGCCCCTTTGGTCCTGGCGCAGGGCCTATGGGTCCCTACGGTGGGCCTGCCGCTCCAGGAGGCATGCTG ATGTTGCCGTATGATCTCCCACTTCATGCTGGAATTATGCCACGACTTGTAATCACGATAGAGGCGGAGCCGGTTCCCGGTGCAGACAG ATTCCAAGTTGACTTCATCAGAGGTCAAGATGTTGTCTTTCATTTAAATCCTCGATTTCATGAGCAAGCAGTTGTCAGAAACTCCAACCTGGGTGGCTGTTGGGGGCCAGAGGAGCGGGAGGCAGCATTCCCATTTGTTCACGGACGCCGCTTTGAG CTGAAGATCCTTGTGGAGGAGGACTCGTTTAAAGTGGCAGTAGATGGCAACCACCTGCTGGAGTACGAGCACAGGGACGACGGGCTGGAGGACGTGAACCTGTTGCGTGTGAATGGAGACATCATCCTACACAGCGTAGCCCCAAACATGATCTGA